The Manis javanica isolate MJ-LG chromosome 13, MJ_LKY, whole genome shotgun sequence region CTGGGCTCAGGAGTCCCTGGTGGCCCAGGAAGGGACAGGCTAGGAGACTTCTGGGGATATCTGTATGTTTGGGGGTTGGCGGGGGCCCACAGCCCCAGTGAAATTTATATTCATGAAGATTTGAGAGACATGGGTACCAGACAGCGGTTTACAAGGGGCATTCCCCATGTCCCGACTCCAGCTCCTGTTACCCCACTTCTCACCCTGGGCCTGGGCTTGGCCACACAGCACGTTTGGATGTGGTCCAAGTGACAAGGAAACAGTGAGGGTCAGAGTTTATTCATGGGTCATGCAGGGTGGGAGTGGGCCAGGGCCTCTGGAGACCCCTGGGACTCTGAGTTACCAGCTCTGTCAGTTCTGTGAGTCCCAGAAACTGGCCATCAACCCACCTTTTCCTGCCTGGCACCCCAACCAACAAAAGCACCGGTTGACATGCATTGAGGACCCGGAATGGCTTACACCGAATCTCACAGGAGGTCTAGGAGGAGGGACTGCttctgtccccattttataggtgaggaaactgagacatagaGCAGTGAAGCCCTTGGCCACGGAGCCACAGTCAGGAGTCTGGGTCCAGCCCTCCAGGTGTACCTGTGGCTCTGGGCTTCTCCGAGCTTGGTACACACAGGTTTCAAATGCTCACAGCCTGGACAGGATTGCAGACTCTGACTTGCACTGTCAGCAGCATGGGGGTTACAGGACTCAgtttcaaattctggctctgatGCTCAGTATTGTCCGGGAGACTCCTGGTGAGTTATagcccttctctgggcctcggtttcctcatctgtaaaatgaacagAGACATTTAGAGAACCACTGCCTAagccccaccctcccctcctgcccataACAGAGCCTCAGgcatctggacagctacatttcccagcctcccctgcagcaAGATGTGGCCATGTGACTCTCTTCTGGCCAGTGAGGTATATGCAGAAAGGTCCCAAGGCCTCCCAGGAGGACTTCTAAAAGATGCTGAGCCAGTGCTGGCCTCTATCTTTCCCTCTGAGTGAGGAGGTGAAGGCTGGAGCCCTGGCAGCCATCCTGTGCCATGAGGCAACCTTGAGGACAAAAGCCAGGGATGCTGTGAACTGAGAAAGAAATCAAATTGTATTGCTACTGTGGCCAGGCCTGGACTTATTCTCGAGTCCTTTTCAAGCTGCCTGACACCAGGTCTCTGTCCCTGATCACTGGGCTCACACCAGGGTGGAGTCCTTCCCTGAGCCACCCTGCCTGTGGCCCAGCATGCCACACATCTCATGGGTGTCTCCTTCCCAGTGTTCCCCACTGGTGGGCAGGGTCTGGTGCATGCAAGATGCAGTCAGACTGCTCCCCCAGACTGCCTCTGGGTCTGCAAGTGCTGTGGCAGTAACAGTAGGTCTGAAGGGGTCCCTAGGTTCTGAGTAGGATGAGTAGGGGGTTTGGTGGTGGGTACCCTGTTGGGACTGAGCCCTGGGGCTGGACATGGAGACTTCAGCAAGGTGGACAGGGTCGTCTTCAAAGTGCGGTGGGGATAGCTCATGGAGGCCATGGCGGGTGGCCTGGGAAGCCCGGAGCAGAGTGTGAGTCAATGCAGCCACAAGGACCAGAGCACCCAAGCCGAGGATGGAGGCAGCGGCCACTCCTGTCTCAATTTCAAAGAGCAGCA contains the following coding sequences:
- the TMEM221 gene encoding transmembrane protein 221 isoform X1, whose translation is MARSYGGRVLAAMILLGIPAAVLVALGAQLLFQLQAGRAELRGPRADGLGPEPGTGPGLPTDAAGALLPLAAVLAALAPVLGLTCLLLTALCGHLGAELARGPSPSRSDWFLYDGRLLRHVALGLLCCGASVYLAALSIYALLLFEIETGVAAASILGLGALVLVAALTHTLLRASQATRHGLHELSPPHFEDDPVHLAEVSMSSPRAQSQQGTHHQTPYSSYSEPRDPFRPTVTATALADPEAVWGSSLTASCMHQTLPTSGEHWEGDTHEMCGMLGHRQGGSGKDSTLV